From the genome of Papaver somniferum cultivar HN1 chromosome 2, ASM357369v1, whole genome shotgun sequence, one region includes:
- the LOC113353946 gene encoding probable inorganic phosphate transporter 1-3, with the protein MVKEQLEVLRALDVAKTQLYHFTAIVIAGMGFFTDAYDLFCISLVTKLLGRIYYTVPGAEKPGTLPPNVAAAVNGVALVGTLAGQLFFGWLGDRMGRKRVYGLTLLIMVTCSVASGLSLGNQPKAVMATLCFFRFWLGFGIGGDYPLSATIMSEYANKKTRGAFIAAVFAMQGTGILAGGIMAIIVSSIFDKQFPAPAYQVDALASLPPESDYIWRIIVIFGAIPAALTYYWRMKMPETARYTALVEKNAERAAADMSKVLNKEIKAETEMVERMTTDESNSFGLFSMQFLKRHGLPLLGTTSTWFLLDIAFYSQNLFQKDIFTAIGWIPPAKTMSASQEVFKIARAQTLIALCSTVPGYWFTVAFIDIMGRWAIQMMGFFFMTVFMFAIAFPYNYWSKKENRIGFVIMYALTFFFANFGPNSTTFIVPAEIFPARLRSTCHGISAAAGKAGAIIGAFGFLYAAQNQDPKKTDHGYPAGIGVKNSLIVLGVINFIGMLFTFLVPEPNGKSLEELSGENDGDVEGEEYPQEGNNRSVPV; encoded by the coding sequence ATGGTGAAGGAACAACTAGAAGTGCTTAGAGCACTTGATGTAGCTAAAACACAATTGTACCATTTCACGGCAATTGTTATTGCCGGTATGGGTTTCTTCACAGATGCTTATGATCTCTTTTGCATCTCCCTTGTCACCAAGCTGCTCGGAAGAATTTACTACACTGTGCCAGgagcagaaaaacccgggactttGCCACCAAATGTTGCTGCGGCTGTTAATGGTGTGGCTCTGGTCGGCACACTTGCTGGCCAGCTCTTCTTTGGTTGGCTAGGTGATCGAATGGGTAGAAAACGTGTCTACGGTCTTACCCTACTTATCATGGTTACTTGTTCAGTGGCGTCCGGTCTCTCCTTGGGGAACCAGCCAAAAGCAGTCATGGCTACGCTATGTTTCTTCCGTttctggcttggatttggaattGGTGGCGACTACCCACTTTCTGCAACTATCATGTCTGAGTACGCCAACAAGAAAACTCGAGGTGCTTTTATCGCTGCTGTCTTTGCGATGCAAGGAACGGGAATTCTAGCTGGTGGAATTATGGCCATTATAGTTTCTTCAATATTTGATAAACAATTCCCTGCTCCGGCTTATCAAGTTGATGCGCTTGCATCCCTTCCACCAGAGAGTGACTACATCTGGCGTATAATTGTGATATTTGGTGCAATTCCAGCCGCTTTGACCTACTACTGGCGTATGAAAATGCCTGAAACTGCTCGTTACACTGCTCTTGTAGAGAAAAATGCGGAAAGGGCAGCTGCCGATATGTCTAAGGTTTTAAACAAGGAGATTAAAGCTGAAACAGAAATGGTAGAAAGAATGACGACGGATGAGAGCAATTCGTTCGgcttattttcaatgcaatttcTTAAACGTCATGGACTTCCTTTGCTTGGAACCACAAGTACTTGGTTCTTGCTGGACATAGCTTTCTACAGTCAAAACTTGTTCCAGAAGGATATTTTTACTGCAATTGGGTGGATTCCACCAGCAAAAACGATGAGTGCTAGTCAAGAAGTTTTCAAGATTGCGAGGGCACAAACATTAATCGCTCTATGCAGTACTGTTCCTGGGTATTGGTTTACAGTGGCTTTCATTGATATTATGGGGCGGTGGGCTATTCAAATGATGGGTTTTTTCTTCATGACAGTCTTCATGTTTGCTATCGCATTTCCTTACAACTACTGGAGTAAAAAGGAGAATAGGATCGGATTCGTTATTATGTATGCATTAACTTTCTTTTTTGCAAACTTTGGACCCAACAGTACAACCTTCATCGTCCCAGCAGAGATATTCCCAGCTAGGTTGCGTTCGACATGTCATGGTATATCAGCGGCTGCAGGGAAAGCTGGAGCAATTATTGGTGCATTTGGTTTCTTGTATGCCGCACAGAATCAAGATCCAAAAAAGACTGATCATGGATATCCTGCTGGTATTGGTGTTAAGAACTCCTTGATCGTGCTTGGAGTTATCAACTTCATAGGCATGTTGTTTACATTCCTGGTACCAGAACCAAATGGTAAATCTTTGGAGGAACTATCGGGAGAGAACGACGGAGATGTTGAAGGAGAAGAATATCCCCAGGAAGGAAACAATAGATCAGTGCCCGTCTGA